The genomic segment GAGCTGCCACACACAGAGACCCCGGCCAAGAATCCAGCAGACGAGGGACTCGCCCTGCGCCCGGCCCCGCCACGGCACACTCACAGGCAAGCTGGCAAGGGCTGCCCCCGGGGTCCGCCCGGCATGGTGCCAGAAACTTCTACTGGCCAGCAGTCTCCCACCCCAGGACATGCCCCCCGTTCTGCATCCCGCTGCCCCTCGATGTCTCCTGGCTGCCTCAGGCCTCGGCTCTTGGGGCGTCTCCTCCCGGCCCCCACTTGGGGCACTGGCCCCTGTGCTCCTCACAGCGGCGTCTGCGGTGGGAGAGACTGGCGCCGGCTCGGTCCGGCTCGGTCCCGGCTGGCTGCCCGCAGGCCCTGCAGGGCGCGTGTCCCGGCTGCCCAGCCGCTGGTCCCAGCCTCGCAGCCTGGCGCCTGGCTCACCTTGTTCAAGTTGAGGGTGTGGGCCTCCTTGGGGGACCACTCCTGCAGGGGGGGGCCCGCAGCCAGCGCCAGCACCAGCAGCAGGACGGGCGGCCCCGGCCTCATCCTCACCCTCCCTCCTCGGCCAGCCAGGCTGGACGTCGCCTTTACATCTCCCTGTGCCCGCCCCGTGGTGGGCGTctggcctgggctgggccggggcgggggagggTCTGGGCTCGGCAGGGGCTGCCACGTGCGCAGAGGCCACACCAAGGCTGCCAGACACTCACTCTTCACGGCCCTGACCCCGGGTCCCCACGTGTGCACCTGTTACAGCCCCAGGCCCTCTCACCTGGGCACCAGGGCGGCTCATCCTGGACCACCCAGGCAGAGGCAAAAGGCTGGGGCCTTTCCCGGGCAGGGTGCGCGTGCGGACTGCCCCCACCGCGACCCCGGCTCAGACCTGGCCACCTCTGCAAGGCCTCAGTGGCAGTGCCGGAGCAGGAGCTggcaggtgggctggggctggatgAGCGTGTGCGTTGTGTGTGCACATGGGTGGGTGCTCGAGGGTGCACATGTGCGCCTGCCCAGCCTGGAGGCCGAGGCACCTCGCGGGCACCTTGTGGGCACCTCGCCTCAGTGGGGGCAACTGGGAGCCTCCACCTTGCTTCCAGGCTCCAGGGCCTGCGCCTCTCCCAGGACTTCCAGCAGCGCGGCCTCCAGAACGCAGGGGGGCCTGGGGGTGCAGGCCCCCCGGGACCCCTGGCCCCCTGGCCCGGCAGCAGCCAAAGCCCCAGCCTGAGAGACAACAGAGCTTGGAGGATCCACACCTCCCCCAAGGCCCCCAGCAGGGGCCAGCACCTGCTGcagcccccttgccctcggcgatCCGAGGACACCGTGGCACCCCAGCCAGGGGTCCTCGTGGACACCAGTGCCAGCTTCCTCGAGGGCCATGTTGGATCCAGGTGGGAGAAGTGGCTGTGGCCTCCCACGTCCCCAGACCAGTCCCCACCTCTGACCGGGGCCTGAGTGTGGTGCCCCAGACCCAGAGGAGCGCCGGTGAGGGGTCAGGTGCAGGCCTCTCATCCAGGATGGCTCCGGGTCCTGTGGTTGGGCCCTTGGTGACGTCCACTGGCCCCATGTCCCTCTCCCTGGGCGGGTCAGAGCCCTGAGAGGGCAGAGTCCCCCTGGGCCCCTTCCTGCCGGCAGGGCCCCGCCTGGCTCACACTCGAGACGTTGGCGGGTTTGGTTGCAGAATCACTTTATTCTGATCTGGAGCCGGGGCGGCCCCAACCGGCCTCCACCAGGACCTGGTGGGTGCTGTCCCCACGCGCCGCAGCCTTCACTGAAAACCAAGACAAGCGTGTGGGGACCCCGGCTCACCAGAGGGGCCCCCTAGGCCCTCAGCACCTTCAGGGCAGTGGAGCCACTGGCCCTGCGGGCTTGGGTGAGGGTCCTCCGCCCTCTGGGGTGTGGGCGGCCCCTCCTGCCTGCAGGGGCCGGGCCATGCTGGAGACGGTGACTCACCTGCAGGATCCTGTGCGCGCAGGTGACTAGAAGGGAGGCGAGATGGGCTGTGAGGTCCGGCCGTGCCACACCCAGGGCCCCGTCCCCGCCACAACCCTCACCTGCTATGGGGGctggccctgcagccccagccctgcccagcgcCCTGCGGCCTCCACGGTGGCCCGGCGGCCGAGACTGGCAGAGGCTGGGAACTAGCCCTAGGTCTGTGCCACCTGTCACACCCCCCGGGCACCAGCCCTGGCCCTGAGCCACCCCTGCGGCCACTCCAGGGACACTCACGGTCCTTGCGCAGCTGGGCCTGCTGCTGAGACAGGAAGCCCAGGCCCTCGCTCCACTTGGAGAAGAGCCCCAAGGCCTCCTGGCTGGCCGTCTCGCTGCGACCTGcgggtggtgggggcggggggtggttgGCTCTGAGGgccggggagggcaggggagggggttggggagggccagggaggggggtggggagggcagggaggggtcaGGGAGGGTTGGGGATGGGTCCAGGGTGAGGCCTGCGGAGAGGCCCCTGCGGCCACTCACTGTACAGCTCCACGGTGTTGAAGGCCTCGTCCCCAAACTCGAGCTGGGTGAAGATGATGGCGTAATCTCTGAAGTTAGTGCCCAGCACGCGGTACTCCAGCACGCCCAGGGCTAGAAGacagccgcccccgccccccgcacggTAGGGCAGCTGCCATGCCTGTCTGCGGCCCCGAGCCAGTTTGGCCACGGGGGAACCAGCACAGGGCGAGAGCCGTCAGACCCCAGGAGACCCCTCCCAGCGGCCCAGAACCCCCGGGTCCTgtctcccccacaccccacccggCGCCGGCGTGGAGCAGCTTGGTGACTGACGGACAGACGTACGGACaagccctggcccagccctgtccctgcaggGGGGACAGCCGCCAGCCAGGTGCCCAGGCCCGGGCAGCCGTGTGGGGCGGGGACCGGGCTGGGCAGCGAGGCGAGGTCCGAGCTGTCTGCACAGGGGCCTCTCTCTGCCCGCAGCACCTGCCCGAGCCCCTGACAAAACCAGGTGTCTAGCTGCCTGGAGAAGAGCCACACGGAAATCTCCGGAGTGGAGCCGGGCCCTCCCCGCCAGCGCCAGCCCCGGAGGCACCCCAGGGAGACGCGACCCAGGGCAGGCACCTGTGGCCACACTTACCGGGGTTCTCA from the Eulemur rufifrons isolate Redbay chromosome 7, OSU_ERuf_1, whole genome shotgun sequence genome contains:
- the LCN6 gene encoding epididymal-specific lipocalin-6, which translates into the protein MGRLLLALLLASASVPRAQAVWLGRLDPKQLLGPWYVLAVASRERGFAVEKDVRDIEGVVVTLTPENSLKVLSSRRGLEGCNQNVVELLKRNSGWVFENPALGVLEYRVLGTNFRDYAIIFTQLEFGDEAFNTVELYSRSETASQEALGLFSKWSEGLGFLSQQQAQLRKDLTCAHRILQGSDPPRERDMGPVDVTKGPTTGPGAILDERPAPDPSPALLWVWGTTLRPRSEAGALAAAGPGGQGSRGACTPRPPCVLEAALLEVLGEAQALEPGSKVEAPSCPH